GCCATGGGCGATGCAGCAGGCAATCGACGACCTTCAATGGCTGGGGATTGACTGGGATGGAGACCCCGTCACGCAGACAGCAGATCTAGCGCCCTACATCGAGGCAATGGACAAGCTTGCTGCACGCAGACTGGTCTATCCATGCGCACTGTCTCGAAATGAGATTTCACAAGCTGCGTCTGCACCCCAAGAGGGGTCACACGAACTGCTCTTTCCCGCATCACTGCGGATGGACGAATCGTTGCGCCCAAGCACATTCTCGCAGCACACGCCACCAAACTCGAGTGCACCATCTGCCATGGGATGGCGCTTTGTTGTCCACGACGTTGACGTCGGGTTCACCGATGTTATTGCAGGCACACAGTCATTCAACCCGAGCAACATCACCGGCGATTTCGTTGTCTGGACGAAGCAGGATCAGCCAGCGTACCAGCTTGCAGTTGTCGTCGATGACTACAGGCAGGGTATCACAGACGTGATCCGTGGTGACGACCTGCTGGAATCAACGAGTCGGCAGATCCTGCTTGGAATCGCTCTCGAGTACATCACAGCACCAGAAGATTCCATCCATTACTGGCATCTGCCTCTCGTAGTTGGTGCGGATGGCAGGCGACTGGCAAAGCGTCATGGCGATTCACGTCTCTCGATGTATCGCCAGAAAGGTGTCTCAGCCGAACGTGTCACGGGGCTGATAGCTGCGTGGAGCGGAGTTTTGCCCAGAACTGAGCCGAAACCAATGTCCGCAGCCGAGTTTCTTGTGCGATTTCGGTACGATAGAATGCCCCGCGACCGTGTGGTCTTTACACCACAGGACGAGCGCTGGCTGATAGGAGATGAATCATGA
Above is a genomic segment from Phycisphaeraceae bacterium containing:
- a CDS encoding tRNA glutamyl-Q(34) synthetase GluQRS, which produces MPAKEHKTRLAPSPTGALHLGNARSFLINWAIARQRHWNIMLRIEDLDTPRTKPWAMQQAIDDLQWLGIDWDGDPVTQTADLAPYIEAMDKLAARRLVYPCALSRNEISQAASAPQEGSHELLFPASLRMDESLRPSTFSQHTPPNSSAPSAMGWRFVVHDVDVGFTDVIAGTQSFNPSNITGDFVVWTKQDQPAYQLAVVVDDYRQGITDVIRGDDLLESTSRQILLGIALEYITAPEDSIHYWHLPLVVGADGRRLAKRHGDSRLSMYRQKGVSAERVTGLIAAWSGVLPRTEPKPMSAAEFLVRFRYDRMPRDRVVFTPQDERWLIGDES